One Terriglobia bacterium genomic region harbors:
- a CDS encoding glycoside hydrolase 43 family protein, translated as MRRCRFLLVFASLVTLTVGVNTAAPPHSSAASTAAARSWTADNGNGTYSNPLFYEEFEDPNIIRVGEDYYLAGTTMHMNPALIVLHSRDLVNWELAGYCMDRLDLGPAFRLEGGNIYGRGIWAPCIRYHDGMFYVFSNVNNVGCQVFRSKSPNGPWARNQLAGMHDLSVLFDDDGKIYAISGATRPVIVELNKDITEIVPNTRRQMNAEGMGEGHHLYKINGKYYDVSAIPGAHTDQVVARSDSIDGPWQVERMVQGESLGAPTQNSVRGGRGSNPTFTITPSDPNAGGGLTLHQGGIVDTPAGEWWSIIMQDHGSIGRMVALVPVTWDNNFPIIGLHGNLRKAPNTWVKPDTGHIQNPKPLFVRSDNFASQKLNPVWQWNHVPDDTRWSLTEKPGALRLHSLPAADFFAARNTLTQRPPGPECVVTVELDASGLVAGDTAGLALLNAPYAWIGLVKSAERTTLQTFDQTTRKTTEAARSPNHIWLRVACNFDTEKAVFSWSADGKDFASLGDPFTMAYQLTTFQGVRLSLFNYNTSGQPGGYADFDNFEVDEPRARGMERAIPVGKTITLTSGADGSILAIDTQNMSLINMAANAPLAAARNLRFQIVDLGKGEVALKAGNGWFVSAAGESVVLKNLAGKAPGDAESFQWINLMRGDTMLMSLTNHRYLSTKPNNPGPVTISANGPQPDRKDGACFRWKAVR; from the coding sequence ATGCGACGCTGTCGATTCCTCCTGGTGTTTGCAAGCCTGGTCACGCTGACCGTCGGTGTTAACACCGCTGCGCCGCCGCATTCTTCCGCGGCCTCCACTGCTGCGGCACGGAGTTGGACCGCCGACAACGGCAATGGTACCTACTCCAATCCCCTGTTCTATGAGGAATTCGAGGACCCCAACATTATCCGCGTCGGTGAGGATTACTACCTCGCCGGCACGACCATGCACATGAATCCCGCGCTCATCGTCCTGCACTCGAGGGACCTCGTGAACTGGGAACTCGCCGGCTACTGCATGGATCGGCTCGACCTCGGCCCCGCCTTCCGCCTCGAAGGCGGGAACATCTACGGCAGGGGCATCTGGGCGCCATGCATTCGCTACCACGACGGCATGTTCTACGTCTTTTCCAATGTCAACAACGTCGGCTGCCAGGTCTTCCGCTCCAAGTCCCCCAACGGTCCGTGGGCACGGAACCAACTCGCCGGCATGCATGACTTGTCCGTTCTCTTCGACGACGACGGCAAGATCTACGCTATCTCGGGCGCCACCCGCCCGGTCATCGTCGAACTCAACAAGGACATCACTGAGATTGTCCCCAATACCCGCCGCCAGATGAACGCCGAAGGCATGGGCGAGGGCCATCACCTTTACAAGATCAACGGTAAGTACTATGACGTCTCCGCCATCCCAGGTGCGCACACCGACCAGGTTGTCGCGCGCTCCGATTCGATCGACGGCCCCTGGCAGGTCGAACGCATGGTCCAGGGCGAGTCACTGGGCGCCCCCACTCAAAACAGCGTCCGTGGCGGCCGCGGGAGTAATCCAACCTTCACCATCACTCCCAGCGATCCCAACGCCGGCGGCGGGCTCACCCTCCATCAGGGCGGCATCGTCGATACCCCTGCGGGCGAATGGTGGAGCATCATCATGCAGGACCACGGCAGCATCGGCCGCATGGTCGCGCTGGTCCCGGTCACGTGGGACAACAATTTCCCGATCATCGGCCTGCACGGCAACCTCCGCAAGGCACCCAACACCTGGGTCAAGCCCGACACCGGGCATATCCAGAATCCCAAGCCCTTGTTCGTGCGCAGCGACAATTTCGCGTCACAAAAACTCAATCCCGTCTGGCAATGGAACCACGTTCCCGATGACACCAGGTGGTCCCTCACGGAAAAGCCCGGTGCGCTTCGACTCCATTCCCTTCCCGCAGCGGACTTTTTTGCCGCCCGCAACACCCTCACCCAGCGGCCGCCGGGACCCGAGTGTGTCGTGACGGTCGAGCTTGACGCCTCGGGTTTGGTTGCAGGAGATACCGCCGGCCTGGCGCTGCTGAATGCTCCCTACGCGTGGATCGGCCTGGTCAAGAGCGCCGAACGCACGACTCTGCAGACCTTCGACCAGACCACTCGCAAGACCACGGAGGCGGCCAGGAGCCCCAACCACATCTGGCTCCGCGTTGCCTGCAACTTCGACACCGAGAAAGCGGTATTCAGTTGGAGCGCCGACGGCAAGGATTTCGCTTCGCTGGGCGACCCCTTCACCATGGCGTACCAGCTCACGACTTTCCAGGGAGTGCGCCTTTCCCTGTTCAACTACAACACCTCAGGGCAGCCCGGCGGCTATGCCGACTTCGACAACTTCGAGGTCGATGAGCCGCGAGCGCGGGGCATGGAACGCGCGATTCCCGTGGGCAAGACCATCACGCTGACCAGTGGCGCCGACGGCAGCATCCTGGCCATCGACACTCAGAACATGTCGCTCATCAACATGGCGGCCAATGCGCCACTTGCGGCCGCCCGGAATCTTCGATTCCAGATCGTCGATTTGGGAAAAGGCGAGGTGGCGCTGAAAGCCGGCAACGGCTGGTTTGTCTCTGCCGCAGGCGAGAGTGTCGTATTGAAAAATCTCGCCGGAAAAGCACCCGGCGATGCCGAATCCTTCCAATGGATCAACCTGATGCGCGGCGACACCATGCTCATGTCGCTCACCAATCATCGCTACCTGTCCACCAAACCCAACAATCCCGGGCCGGTCACGATTTCCGCCAACGGCCCGCAGCCGGACCGCAAGGACGGCGCGTGTTTCAGATGGAAGGCCGTCCGATGA
- a CDS encoding alpha/beta fold hydrolase — MKTRPSTLLLTCIVTILAAGVWIWHAAEAQVKTDALPVVPGAKPVAVERIKIHGNALVGNLEGDAVDRDTVVFLPPSYAREKNRRYPVVYALHGYSIGAEQWTHEIQVPQAIEGAFALGSQDMIVVLPDSKTVHNGSMYSSSVTTGDFEQFIAHDVVAHIDAHYRTIARRTSRGLVGHSMGGYGAARIGMKHVDVFGSLYIMSPCCLEPMGGGPANPAIVKALESVKTPADSAGLSFAARVQLASAAAWSPNPKNPPLYLDLPVKDGAPQPDVLAKWAANAPLAFIDQYVGNLRQFRGIAIDVGDQDGLRVGAGKLHGILDSYGIANTFDLYHGTHTSAVADRFQNHVLPFFSKNLCVGKGCQ; from the coding sequence ATGAAGACCCGACCATCGACTTTGCTCCTGACCTGCATCGTGACAATTCTCGCCGCGGGCGTGTGGATTTGGCACGCCGCGGAGGCGCAGGTAAAGACTGATGCGCTTCCCGTCGTCCCCGGCGCCAAGCCGGTCGCTGTCGAGCGCATCAAGATTCACGGCAATGCGCTGGTAGGCAATCTCGAAGGCGATGCGGTCGACCGCGACACTGTTGTCTTCCTGCCGCCAAGCTATGCCAGGGAGAAAAACAGGCGCTATCCGGTCGTCTATGCCCTGCATGGCTACTCGATCGGCGCCGAGCAGTGGACACACGAGATCCAGGTGCCGCAGGCGATCGAGGGCGCCTTTGCCCTGGGTTCGCAGGACATGATTGTGGTGTTGCCCGACTCCAAAACGGTGCACAACGGATCGATGTACTCGAGTTCCGTCACGACCGGCGACTTCGAGCAGTTCATCGCACACGATGTGGTCGCCCACATCGACGCCCATTACCGTACCATCGCCAGGCGGACAAGCCGCGGACTGGTCGGCCATTCCATGGGCGGCTACGGCGCCGCGCGGATTGGGATGAAGCATGTGGATGTTTTCGGCAGCCTGTACATCATGAGCCCGTGCTGTCTGGAGCCGATGGGCGGCGGGCCGGCCAATCCGGCGATTGTGAAAGCTCTGGAGTCGGTGAAGACCCCCGCGGATTCAGCCGGCCTGTCGTTTGCCGCCAGAGTCCAGCTGGCCTCCGCCGCGGCATGGTCACCGAATCCAAAGAACCCGCCCCTCTATCTCGATCTGCCGGTGAAGGACGGCGCGCCCCAGCCGGACGTCCTGGCGAAGTGGGCGGCCAACGCTCCGCTGGCGTTCATCGATCAATATGTCGGCAATCTGCGTCAGTTTCGGGGCATTGCCATCGACGTGGGCGACCAGGACGGCTTGCGCGTCGGCGCCGGCAAGCTTCACGGGATTCTCGACAGCTACGGCATCGCCAACACGTTCGATCTTTACCACGGCACCCATACCAGCGCCGTGGCAGACCGCTTCCAGAACCACGTCTTGCCCTTCTTCAGCAAGAACCTGTGCGTCGGCAAAGGCTGCCAGTGA